One Ignavibacterium sp. DNA segment encodes these proteins:
- a CDS encoding YHS domain-containing protein: MTHDPVCGMEIKDISKAEKYEYKGKTYYFCSALCMVQFQNNPEKYIKKDDGNEHKHHHH, encoded by the coding sequence ATGACACACGACCCTGTATGCGGAATGGAAATAAAAGATATTTCCAAAGCGGAAAAGTACGAATACAAAGGCAAGACGTACTACTTCTGCAGTGCACTTTGTATGGTTCAGTTTCAGAACAATCCTGAAAAGTATATTAAAAAAGACGATGGAAATGAGCATAAACATCACCATCACTAA
- a CDS encoding NAD(P)/FAD-dependent oxidoreductase — MNSNKNITIVGAGPGGLTAAISLAKNGYDVNLFEQNNDVGLRFNGDFQGLENWSDEEDTLKVLSRIGIKINFLCHPYSGSDGLFYGPKLQKIQVKTSRSLFYLVERGSNGNSLDQGLRRQAEDAGVNILWGRKLDSVDSQAAIVGTGPKAADAIAKGMVFKTSLKNQFIGFINNKIAPKAYAYLLVNNGKATFATCMFEDFKNEKLYYDRALRVLNSVIDIDIVEPKEFGGFVNFFNEPKISKDNRILYVGENAGFQDALWGFGIKYAMLSGYYAARSIIERNNYDELCKAYLYPKLQTSLANRWLFAHLYNKGYSYLLKKMEALDDVIPALRKHYNTSFSKRLIYPIAQRWYKTRLIDKQCMHEHCDCVWCRHGKLAHASSDIG, encoded by the coding sequence ATGAACAGTAACAAAAATATAACAATTGTGGGTGCCGGTCCGGGTGGCTTAACAGCAGCGATTTCTCTGGCTAAAAATGGCTACGATGTTAATTTATTTGAACAAAACAATGATGTAGGATTAAGATTTAACGGTGATTTCCAGGGGCTGGAGAATTGGTCTGATGAAGAAGATACGTTGAAAGTATTAAGCCGGATCGGCATCAAAATTAATTTCTTGTGTCATCCTTATTCGGGAAGCGATGGCTTATTTTATGGACCAAAACTTCAAAAGATTCAGGTAAAAACATCCCGTTCGCTTTTCTATTTAGTTGAAAGAGGGTCAAACGGAAATTCACTTGATCAGGGATTAAGAAGGCAAGCTGAAGATGCGGGGGTGAATATTCTTTGGGGCAGGAAATTAGATTCAGTAGATAGTCAAGCTGCAATAGTTGGCACAGGACCAAAAGCAGCAGATGCAATTGCAAAAGGGATGGTGTTTAAAACATCACTCAAAAATCAGTTTATAGGTTTCATTAACAATAAAATTGCACCAAAAGCTTATGCTTACCTATTAGTAAACAATGGAAAAGCAACGTTTGCGACCTGTATGTTTGAAGATTTTAAGAATGAAAAGTTATACTATGATAGAGCGCTGCGTGTATTAAATTCAGTAATAGACATTGATATTGTTGAACCAAAGGAGTTTGGTGGGTTTGTTAACTTCTTCAATGAGCCTAAAATTTCTAAAGATAACAGGATATTATATGTTGGTGAAAATGCCGGATTCCAGGATGCACTTTGGGGATTTGGAATTAAGTATGCAATGCTTTCCGGTTATTATGCCGCAAGAAGCATTATTGAAAGAAATAATTATGATGAGCTTTGCAAAGCATATCTTTATCCAAAACTTCAAACTTCTCTGGCAAACAGATGGCTGTTTGCTCACTTATACAATAAGGGATATTCATATTTGCTTAAAAAAATGGAAGCTCTTGATGATGTTATTCCCGCTTTAAGAAAACATTACAATACTTCGTTCAGCAAAAGATTAATTTATCCGATTGCACAGAGATGGTATAAAACAAGATTGATAGATAAACAGTGTATGCACGAGCACTGCGATTGCGTTTGGTGCCGGCACGGTAAGCTTGCGCACGCATCATCAGATATAGGTTAG
- a CDS encoding Rieske 2Fe-2S domain-containing protein: MKKNDNNRTRRNFLKFFLGGSFTAFAFSVMYPVVKFLIPPKSSEPIPTSVIAGTVGELKPNSGKIFRFGNKPGILINTPQGELRAFTAICTHLECTVQYRDDFQHIWCACHNGHYNLNGINISGPPPRPLTQYNVSLKGDQIFVSKVS, encoded by the coding sequence ATGAAAAAAAATGATAATAATAGAACAAGAAGAAATTTTCTTAAATTCTTTCTTGGCGGAAGCTTTACAGCATTTGCTTTTTCCGTTATGTACCCGGTTGTGAAGTTTTTAATCCCACCTAAATCTTCTGAGCCAATCCCAACCTCAGTGATAGCTGGTACAGTAGGAGAACTAAAACCAAACAGCGGAAAAATCTTTCGTTTCGGTAATAAACCCGGAATTCTTATAAATACACCGCAAGGAGAATTACGGGCATTTACTGCAATATGTACTCACTTAGAATGCACTGTACAATATCGGGATGATTTTCAGCATATTTGGTGTGCTTGCCACAATGGGCATTATAATTTAAATGGAATTAATATATCGGGACCGCCGCCAAGACCATTAACTCAGTACAATGTAAGTTTAAAAGGAGATCAGATTTTTGTATCAAAAGTGAGTTAG
- a CDS encoding class I SAM-dependent methyltransferase — protein MKEINNTQVIRHRYNRYSKFYDFFELPMEIFLGKWRKDLVAHCSGKVLEVGVGTGKNIKYYPDNIDLTAIDFSEGMLSKAIKKYSNRPNTKFMQTDIQATNFEADTFDTVIASYVFCSVPDPIKGLREIKRICKDDGKIILLEHVRSDTKIIGALMDLLNPLTLRLFGFNINRNTQNNIVNCGFHSYQVRYLWYDILRMFIIHNKK, from the coding sequence ATGAAAGAAATTAATAACACTCAGGTTATAAGACATAGATATAATAGATATTCAAAATTCTATGATTTTTTTGAATTGCCTATGGAAATATTTTTGGGTAAATGGAGGAAAGATCTAGTAGCACATTGCAGCGGTAAAGTGCTGGAAGTCGGAGTAGGTACCGGGAAAAATATCAAATATTATCCTGATAATATTGACTTAACAGCAATTGATTTTAGCGAGGGAATGCTTTCGAAAGCAATAAAAAAATATAGTAACAGACCAAACACAAAATTTATGCAAACAGATATTCAGGCGACTAACTTTGAAGCCGATACTTTCGATACAGTTATTGCCTCTTATGTTTTTTGTTCTGTCCCGGATCCTATTAAAGGGCTGAGAGAAATTAAACGAATCTGCAAAGATGATGGGAAAATAATTCTATTAGAACACGTCAGAAGTGATACCAAAATAATTGGAGCACTGATGGATTTACTTAACCCTTTGACTTTAAGGCTGTTTGGTTTTAACATAAATCGAAATACCCAAAATAATATAGTTAATTGCGGGTTTCATTCTTACCAGGTTAGATATTTATGGTATGATATTCTTAGAATGTTCATTATACATAACAAGAAATAA
- a CDS encoding DUF302 domain-containing protein yields the protein MTYYFSKIVKDSFESTLHKTELALKQEGFGILTEIDVQETLKKKLDVDFRKYKILGACNPPYAYKALQAEDKIGTMLPCNVIVIEQSENKTEVAAVDPVSSMQAVDNVNLSSIAQEIRTKLKKAVDSLA from the coding sequence ATGACTTACTATTTTAGTAAAATTGTAAAAGATAGTTTTGAGAGCACACTTCACAAAACAGAACTTGCTCTTAAACAGGAGGGTTTCGGTATCTTAACTGAAATTGATGTGCAGGAGACCTTAAAGAAAAAATTAGATGTTGATTTTAGGAAATACAAAATTCTTGGTGCCTGTAATCCACCTTATGCTTACAAAGCACTACAAGCAGAAGATAAGATCGGAACGATGCTGCCTTGTAATGTAATTGTAATCGAACAATCGGAAAACAAAACAGAAGTGGCTGCAGTTGATCCGGTATCATCGATGCAAGCTGTGGATAATGTTAATCTTTCTTCAATTGCACAAGAAATAAGAACAAAGCTAAAAAAAGCCGTTGATAGTCTTGCTTAA
- a CDS encoding heavy metal translocating P-type ATPase, translating to MVHDPVCGMEVKTPSEYYIDLDGKRYEFCSENCQNKFALDPNSYIEKMNKVEPSYRTTSDGIEKLTLPINGLHCTSCVNTIEKEVKKLPGIRVARVNYATEMAHVEYMNGETNTEEIIGAIKKAGYQTGQSTLKIGIRGMYCGSCVSKIEKELKQKSGVISASVDIATESAIINYIPGLVCINEIKNVIEKLGYKTFDTASVKMEKAEEKEKTTAEPVDENQLAREKEYKTLMSKFIFAAILSLPAILFSYPDLWGLPEQFQKGTELLTYIWIGLGLLSLPVMFWSGSQFYTGAWAAFKNRSANMHTLIATGISAAWLYSAVAVLFPGIFPSEELADVFFDVVFVVVALVVLGMALEIRAKGKSSEAIKKLIGLQAKTARVLRDGKELDIPIEEVVLDDIIIVRPGEKIPVDGEITAGSSTVDESMITGESIPVEKHIGDEVIGASINKTGSFKFKATKVGKDTALAQIIQMVEQAQSSKAPIQRVVDNVSGYFVPTVMILAILSFVIWYVFGPVPQLIYALIVFVTVLVIACPCALGLATPISLMVGVGKGAENGILIRSGEALETAQKLDSIVLDKTGTITEGKPSLTDVITSNGFKEDEVLALSASVERFSEHPLAEAIVKGADDKNLTLNDPKEFNAVPGHGVEANVNGRKIFLGNLKMMKKFSVDLGELEEKSIKLADDGKTPMFIAIDDKAAGIIAVADTIKPDSKEAIALLKKMGLEVVMITGDNTRTANAIGRQVGIDRVLAEVLPEDKAFNVQKLQNEGKIVAMVGDGINDAPALAQADIGLAIGTGTDVAIEASDITLIKGSLKGVVLAIQLSKATMKNIKENLFGAFFYNGLGIPIAAGLLYPFLGLLLSPLIAGAAMAFSSVTVVTNANRLRRFKPKLK from the coding sequence ATGGTACACGATCCTGTATGCGGAATGGAGGTGAAGACACCCTCGGAATATTATATTGATCTGGACGGTAAACGATATGAATTCTGTTCTGAAAACTGTCAGAATAAATTTGCCCTCGATCCGAACAGTTACATTGAAAAGATGAATAAAGTTGAGCCGTCATATAGAACAACTAGTGATGGAATAGAGAAACTTACTTTACCAATAAATGGTTTGCACTGCACTTCGTGTGTAAATACAATTGAAAAAGAAGTAAAGAAGTTGCCTGGTATTAGAGTAGCTCGTGTTAATTATGCAACAGAGATGGCACACGTTGAATATATGAACGGTGAGACAAATACTGAAGAGATAATCGGGGCAATTAAAAAAGCCGGCTATCAGACAGGACAATCAACTCTGAAAATAGGAATAAGAGGAATGTATTGCGGATCGTGTGTCTCAAAAATTGAAAAAGAGCTGAAACAGAAAAGCGGTGTTATTTCTGCAAGTGTTGATATAGCAACTGAATCTGCAATTATAAATTACATTCCCGGTCTGGTATGTATTAATGAAATAAAAAATGTAATAGAAAAACTTGGTTATAAAACTTTTGATACCGCAAGTGTTAAAATGGAAAAAGCAGAAGAAAAGGAAAAGACTACCGCCGAACCCGTTGATGAAAACCAGCTTGCACGTGAAAAAGAATATAAAACTTTGATGAGTAAATTTATTTTTGCTGCTATTCTTTCCTTACCTGCAATTCTTTTCAGCTATCCAGATTTATGGGGATTACCGGAACAATTTCAAAAAGGAACTGAGCTGCTTACTTACATTTGGATAGGGCTTGGCTTATTAAGCTTGCCGGTTATGTTTTGGTCGGGTTCGCAATTTTATACAGGGGCGTGGGCTGCTTTCAAAAACAGATCGGCAAATATGCACACATTAATTGCAACCGGAATTTCTGCCGCTTGGCTCTATTCTGCAGTCGCTGTTTTATTTCCCGGAATATTTCCTTCTGAAGAATTAGCCGATGTCTTTTTTGATGTTGTGTTTGTAGTTGTTGCTCTAGTTGTTCTTGGGATGGCATTGGAAATAAGAGCAAAAGGAAAAAGTTCAGAAGCTATTAAAAAGTTAATCGGGCTTCAGGCAAAAACTGCAAGAGTTCTGCGTGATGGAAAAGAACTAGATATTCCTATTGAAGAAGTTGTTCTTGATGATATAATAATTGTAAGACCTGGCGAAAAAATACCGGTTGACGGAGAGATTACAGCTGGTTCTTCAACAGTTGATGAGTCAATGATTACGGGAGAATCAATACCGGTTGAGAAACATATTGGCGATGAAGTAATTGGTGCATCTATAAACAAAACCGGTTCATTCAAATTTAAGGCAACAAAAGTTGGAAAGGATACTGCTCTTGCTCAGATTATTCAGATGGTTGAACAAGCCCAAAGTTCAAAGGCCCCAATCCAGAGAGTGGTGGATAATGTTTCCGGGTATTTTGTTCCAACAGTAATGATTCTTGCGATTCTTTCATTTGTTATCTGGTATGTATTTGGTCCTGTTCCGCAATTAATTTATGCTTTAATCGTTTTTGTTACAGTTCTTGTAATTGCCTGCCCGTGTGCACTTGGACTAGCAACACCAATTTCATTAATGGTTGGAGTTGGTAAAGGAGCAGAGAACGGAATTCTAATCAGAAGTGGTGAGGCATTAGAAACTGCACAAAAATTAGATTCAATAGTTTTAGATAAAACAGGAACTATAACAGAAGGAAAACCATCGCTTACTGATGTAATTACTTCTAATGGTTTTAAAGAAGATGAAGTGTTAGCACTTAGTGCAAGTGTTGAAAGATTTTCGGAACATCCTTTGGCAGAGGCAATTGTGAAAGGAGCGGATGATAAAAATCTAACGCTCAATGATCCGAAGGAATTTAATGCAGTTCCCGGCCACGGAGTTGAAGCAAATGTTAATGGAAGGAAAATATTTCTTGGCAACTTAAAGATGATGAAAAAATTTTCTGTAGATCTTGGTGAACTGGAAGAAAAAAGTATAAAACTTGCTGATGATGGTAAAACACCAATGTTTATTGCAATAGATGATAAAGCTGCTGGAATTATTGCTGTTGCAGATACCATTAAACCGGATTCAAAAGAAGCGATTGCATTACTTAAAAAAATGGGATTGGAAGTAGTAATGATAACCGGCGATAATACAAGGACTGCAAATGCAATCGGCAGGCAGGTTGGTATTGATAGAGTTCTCGCGGAAGTTTTGCCGGAAGATAAAGCGTTCAATGTTCAGAAACTGCAAAATGAAGGAAAGATAGTTGCTATGGTTGGTGACGGAATAAATGATGCACCAGCATTAGCTCAGGCAGATATTGGTTTGGCTATCGGAACCGGAACTGACGTTGCAATCGAAGCATCTGATATTACTTTAATTAAAGGAAGTCTTAAAGGTGTTGTGCTTGCAATTCAGCTTTCAAAAGCTACGATGAAAAATATAAAAGAAAATCTTTTCGGTGCATTCTTTTACAACGGACTGGGAATACCTATCGCAGCCGGGTTGCTTTATCCGTTTTTGGGATTGTTACTCTCACCACTTATTGCAGGTGCTGCTATGGCATTTAGTTCTGTAACTGTTGTAACAAATGCAAATCGTTTAAGAAGATTTAAACCAAAATTGAAGTAA
- a CDS encoding cupredoxin domain-containing protein, with the protein MALDQILVIIGGLGLSIWVAWYFWFSEKKAVKVQSVEGGIQEAVIKVKGGYTPDVLIFETGKPIKLNFIREETAACTEEVVFSDFNKRATLTPYKTIPVELKIDKPGEYGFQCGMGMVKGKLIVQ; encoded by the coding sequence ATGGCGCTTGATCAAATATTAGTAATAATTGGTGGACTTGGATTATCAATCTGGGTTGCCTGGTATTTCTGGTTCTCAGAAAAGAAAGCTGTAAAAGTCCAATCTGTAGAAGGCGGAATTCAGGAAGCAGTGATAAAAGTGAAAGGTGGATACACACCTGATGTTCTAATTTTTGAAACAGGCAAACCAATTAAATTAAATTTCATAAGAGAAGAAACTGCTGCCTGCACAGAAGAAGTCGTTTTTTCGGATTTCAATAAAAGAGCAACACTTACACCATACAAAACTATTCCGGTTGAATTGAAAATTGATAAACCAGGTGAATATGGTTTTCAGTGTGGAATGGGGATGGTAAAGGGCAAATTGATTGTGCAATGA
- a CDS encoding YHS domain-containing protein, whose protein sequence is MNQKNFIRDVVCGMYLITTEGCKVSEVNGEKYYFCCETCKEEFDKNMDKYIDSIPENKKGEKNPNKVDWERDPVCGERINIDDAKGMSIYKNEKYYFCCVTCKKVFDNNPAAYADKEEGYFDPNNPNDFLDGRFRIL, encoded by the coding sequence ATGAATCAAAAAAATTTTATACGTGATGTTGTTTGCGGGATGTACCTAATAACTACTGAAGGATGTAAGGTAAGTGAAGTAAATGGTGAGAAATACTATTTCTGTTGTGAGACTTGTAAAGAGGAGTTCGATAAAAATATGGATAAGTATATTGATAGCATTCCTGAAAACAAAAAGGGTGAGAAAAATCCTAATAAAGTTGATTGGGAAAGAGACCCTGTGTGTGGCGAAAGAATTAATATAGACGATGCAAAAGGTATGAGTATTTATAAAAACGAGAAATATTATTTCTGTTGTGTAACCTGCAAAAAAGTTTTTGATAATAATCCTGCTGCATATGCAGATAAAGAAGAAGGATACTTTGATCCGAATAATCCAAATGATTTTTTAGATGGAAGGTTCAGAATACTCTAA
- a CDS encoding host-nuclease inhibitor Gam family protein, protein MALEINFLDELIQQAEQKEEQQTEAYFDLLLLAVKKLSSQIEYNFHEAEKECSMINNFVLHKNTQLQERIKWLELKLEAFIRERGEKTIALPNGTLKMHKKPDKVEIEDLELFLKKAKPEMLTVVPEQVKPDLNKIKAYIKTKPVPAGIKLIEGKEEFSYKLNGEESNGRKKETGARTEQEPDLRAVV, encoded by the coding sequence ATGGCTTTGGAAATAAATTTTCTCGATGAACTTATTCAGCAGGCAGAACAGAAAGAAGAACAGCAGACAGAGGCATACTTTGATCTGCTGCTTCTTGCTGTAAAGAAGCTCAGTTCACAGATTGAGTACAACTTCCACGAAGCTGAGAAGGAATGTTCTATGATCAACAACTTCGTTCTTCATAAGAACACACAGCTTCAGGAACGCATTAAATGGCTTGAGCTTAAGCTTGAGGCATTTATCAGGGAAAGAGGAGAAAAGACAATCGCTCTTCCGAACGGAACACTTAAGATGCATAAGAAACCTGATAAAGTTGAGATCGAGGATCTTGAGCTGTTCCTAAAGAAAGCAAAACCCGAGATGTTAACAGTTGTTCCTGAGCAGGTTAAGCCTGATCTGAATAAGATCAAAGCTTACATTAAAACAAAACCTGTTCCTGCTGGAATAAAACTGATCGAAGGCAAAGAAGAATTTAGCTATAAACTAAACGGAGAAGAAAGTAATGGCAGAAAGAAAGAAACTGGAGCTCGAACTGAACAAGAGCCAGACCTTAGAGCTGTTGTTTGA
- a CDS encoding LuxR C-terminal-related transcriptional regulator, protein MSWEELYPIVADQAYWAVMRYDPRRKDKIQELVCQSYEKFIRDKASEKEIKKQDYKCFITQRAKEVDQRSFCKKGYGGTSTIDPLSFYRRRPDVETEIVEFDEWMTNKPWRKEAVEEQMSFNVDFKNWQATLTTREHTILTHLIQGYKAKDIAEILHTTYQAVRTIISKLKQMFLEYFRLEEFAYP, encoded by the coding sequence TTGTCCTGGGAAGAGCTATACCCGATAGTAGCTGATCAAGCATATTGGGCGGTGATGCGATATGATCCAAGACGAAAAGATAAAATTCAAGAACTAGTTTGCCAGAGCTATGAAAAGTTCATCCGTGATAAAGCATCCGAGAAGGAAATTAAGAAACAGGATTACAAGTGCTTTATTACTCAGAGAGCAAAGGAAGTTGACCAGAGAAGCTTCTGCAAAAAAGGTTACGGAGGTACATCTACTATTGATCCACTTTCTTTCTATAGAAGAAGACCTGATGTTGAAACTGAAATTGTTGAGTTTGATGAATGGATGACAAATAAGCCTTGGAGAAAAGAAGCAGTTGAAGAACAGATGTCATTCAACGTGGACTTTAAGAACTGGCAAGCAACATTAACCACACGGGAGCATACCATACTAACCCACCTGATTCAAGGATACAAAGCAAAAGACATTGCTGAAATCCTTCACACCACATATCAAGCCGTAAGAACCATCATCAGCAAATTAAAACAAATGTTCCTGGAATATTTTCGTCTGGAAGAATTCGCTTATCCTTAA